A stretch of DNA from Tubulanus polymorphus chromosome 6, tnTubPoly1.2, whole genome shotgun sequence:
AGGCGCGCGCCTATTCTAACGAGATTCTTCGATTATTGACAAAGACTATACGGCGGCTTTTTTCATACAGCCGACAGACGCGTTGGCGCAATAGAGTCGCGGGCGGAATATTTGTCCACGTCAAAATTTCGACAACGCTTTTCGAACCGAATCTCGCGTCGGAACAACAACGCTGTCACGTCATCGCTGTGACGCAAACGTAGAGAAGGACGTCGCCGACAACGAGATTTTTCTCATCGATCGTCACCGCATCCGCTGGCGTGTAATGGGATACGCGGCGCGGTTATGTCGTTGATGTGTTGCCATAGTGGTGTATTCCTAATTCATGTGTATAAAGTACCAGGCCGTAAAACCATCGGCCTCAATTCGCTCGGAAATACGCCGTTCGAGTAGGCACGTACTACAAACCGTAGAGTCCACGCTCGCGCTCGTCACACGGATTGTTACGATGCGTCATATCGGCCGTCATTTAAGAGTCAACAATGACTTTCTACTTCGGTTAACTTCTTGCGCTTGACGTACGATATGACGGCGGTGCATTATGTATACGGGCTATTCATGTGACACAACCGCGCGTCGTATTTTGATCAAACTCagaaactgcaataaaatgttacaatattCAGCCATCGTGCTCACTAGTTCTATAGTCTACTTACTCTACCCACCTGCTATTGTAGGTCAgatcaaaataatttcaaatcccCGTGTTTGTTACTGTATATCATTCTTATGTTATTTTGGTTTCTCTGAAACTATCCGCGAAAACTATCAGAGaaaaattgttgaatcatcaactgtgggtttaTACTTATCAACTCTAAACACCGAGATTGATATCAGTCTACCGGTTTTGTTACTGTATTCACATTCCCTCGACCTTTTGTACCCGTGAACTCATGTGGAATTTATTTAGGAAGTTAGATGCgaatttatctttttcaaatttcgtCTTCGAATTCCGGATTAGAAAGGAAAGTTAGGAATGACGATATACAGACAACCCcagatataccgccctcccatttaCCGCGACCCCGTCTATACCGTCAGGTTTTCTCAAAGTACATCTccatacaaatacatagtaaaacacccccgatataccgccatactctctataccttGAAATAACAGGACTCAAATTGCAATGGATTTTCGCAAAGTTTTgtatttattacatcattaaataacatttcgtttatcaaaaatatcaactttCTGGATGATAAACTCTCACGTATaagatatttgattttattcggCAAAGTATTACATTACTTGTATGACATTCACATACATAATGACAGTATATGAAAGACGGCTGAATAATACACGAAATTAAAGGTGTCGTTACTCGTCATGAAGAAACCGTTTTCTTTCACTAAACATCCTAATTAGGTTTTTCCCTTATAAATATAAGGAATTGCCAATCAATAGCGACAGCAGTGCGCGAATTTCTTTAATTACATCATAACTCGATTGAATActtttcatattgaaatatgcCTTGTCCTAAAGCTCGTGTTCGTAGCGTTAGCCGATGATGCGTGATACATGTTCGACGGTGTTCGCGCTCCGACGCGAGATACACTCGAGCGTGGTCGCGAAACGCCCGATTGCGGTCGTAGGCATCGATTTTTCGGGCCTGAAAATACGATTTAAGCATTACATTTCGAGGAAGGCTGATTCTTAtcatatggtggctgattcagGCCACGCTGAGATATTTTTCAAGCACGAGAAATCTAAAAAAGATTCATTAAAGATTTTATAGCGAGAACAAAACATTTCgggcgagaaaacaaaatttgTGTTTTGTCGCgctaaatatttgttttctcgcgctaaacaTTAGTTTTCTCGCTATCAAATTTGTTTTCCGAATTTTCGTGTTCGAAAAAATCACGGGGTGGCCCGAATTAGCCACCATATGATTCCGAATCCGAAATGGGTATTTTAATCTAGGCCACTTCGCCTTCATTTTACGAATTCTTTGGATAGTAACTCAAACTTAACGAAAGTAATCTTTATATCGATTCAAACGTCTTGTTTTGCGGCGTATTTGGAAAATAattgatatgatattttttattgaaattctatataacTAATACGGACTTCTTCATACCTTTCGAAGACGGTGGTCGACTATTGTTTGCGGCTGGTTGCTCATAGGCTACTTTGGGCATCGGGTTTCGGATAGAGCCGATGCAATCGGTACCGCGTTTGAAATAGTTCTTAATGCGTCGGTTGGCCACGTCTGCGTCCGGCTCGGTGGTCCGGCGCAGCTGGCGACGCTGCAGCTCGACCATGTCCTGCCGAAACAGATTCCAGACGTTGTTGCGTAAAAACTTGCTGCACAACTCGACGTCGGTCGGGTAGAACTTCTCGAGTTTTTTCACTTTCTCTTTCGTCGCCTCATCGCTCAGGGCAATGAACTTGGACATGGGGACGCGGATGACTTCAGCTCCTTTGCTCACCAGTGAGAAATGTGTGCCGTGCGACATCAACGACGATATTCCCTAATCAAAAACAATATTGCTTTTTTATCGCGATGACAATGCAAATAACCGCAAAACAGCGATTTCAGATTACTGCAGATAACTAAAATCCGAATAAAAGATGAATGTAGCGAACGAATCAGTTGGGCTTAAGTAAAATGGTACCTTGTTTCTCTTTAATTGGCCGGGTCATATTTTATACCgcgataaaatttgtaatcagtgtATTTCAGTTACTGCCGCGCCAGTTAGGGTTAGCTTGGTCATGATTTTAAAACAGTAAtttacagggtagataggtggcTTGCCGGGTCAACTAGCATTATTAAAGcccagcagaaatgagaaacaaggtatcaatttttcggCCCCTAAACAAGCATGTAAATAACTATTTCTGTCACCGCTCTACGGTTCGTAGAATTAGATCAATCACGACgttagaaaattgaaataacacCTACGAACACGTGACCAGGGATGCAGTGGTCGACCTTGACATAAACGCCGATTCCCACGTAGTCCTCCTTTTCGTCATCGTCGAGCATAAACGGTTCGGTGGCCACGGGCTTCTTGCGTTCTTTGGCCGAACACCTTACGGTAGGGGGTAGTAGTTTACTGATGCGCTCGAAAGGTGCCGGATGGGCGTTCGTTAAGCTGACCCGCGGTCTCGACGTCTGGGGACGTTTGCTCAAAATCGGCGTCGTCGGTACTTCATCGGTCGGGGTTTGCGGCTTCGATAGAGAACGCGTGGTCGAGAATACGAGATCGGCATCGGTGAGCGGTGTCCGCGGTTCGACGATAGCCACCTTTCGCCTGGGAGTAATTTCTGCATCCGTAGTAGTAGTAGTTTCCTGTTCATCCGTTGTATCAGGTGTATCACTCGCGAATGTTCGATTGGCCATCATTATGTTGCGCACGGTACGCCGAAGATGTAGCCTTAATTGTTGCGGGTTCGTTATCCGGACCGGTGGAACGGGTACTTCCTCCTGCTTCGGAGTTTCGCTTTTTGTAGCCGTCAACACGGTATTCCAAGCGTTTCGTCGCAGAAAATTTACGGACGTCTCCATGTCCAAAATGACGCGTTGAAGGCCGTTTTGTGGCGTGGGATGAAGCGGTTTCGGGACGAATTTGTGGAACTCTGGACATTTAGTGAGATCTACCAAACGCAGTATATCGCAACCACCCTGAAAATAGTAAAAGGTTTTGTTTGTACGCATGCGGGCGATAACAACATTCTAAGATAGCAAGTCGTCAAGCATACAGTGTAACCTCGTACGAATTTTGCGGGCAAAGGCGGAATTGTCGTATTAAACGAGTTTCATCTTAAACAGAATCgtattaacccattagcactcgtGAATTTCACTATGTACTGCTAAGTGTCTCTTACTCCCGCAGAATATTCAAGGGAAAATCCATCATTAATCACAAAACAGAATAGCTCATTTCCAGTTAATGTTTACATGTATTACAAGTTtatgttattttgtagtaaatagtcaaggctttcatTATGATATGAGATTCGATGAGGGGGACCACCAAATGTGACTTTTTGGCCCAccgaaattcatccaaacttacTTGGATATAAGCGAACGCTCAGATCTGTAATGTTCACACTCAAAATACACGAGATATTTCAAGAAGGAATTTCGAGGACACGGGTGTTATTTGTTATTAGCGgtggggttcgaatcccactagAACCGTTTCGCGTATAGCAGACGAAAGACTCAGGGCGGATTCGGGCGGCTTGAGATAGGCAGGACGATACGGGCAGCTGGAGTGTTAATGGGTTAATGAGGTTCAACTGTAGTTAAAAACTTGTTCGATGCATCTCTCCTCAGTGTCTCAAACAATACGAATGATATCAGGTTACACCACGCACGTGCACGCATACCTTACTGACGAAATAAAGCCATTCGTTTACTTTCGTGCTTTCGACGATCAGCTTATTATAGCGGAATTCCTCGATTCTGCTGACGAAACACAGGTCCTCGATCAGCCCCGGTGGCCATGTACTGAACAAATCTAAAGATCTGTAATAGTCAAACACGAAACACTTAGATCGTGAGAGACAAACTTCGCTTTGTCTTAATTTGGCGAGGGAAATTTTAATCCGTCTCCCTCAGCCTAGACGGCTATCCCGCAGCGGTGATTATCTGTTCGTCTTAAGAGTAGAGAAAATGCGCGTGTAAACACGGAGAAAATTTCAGTAGTGGATTTTCGTGCTCTTACCGTAAAAACTCCTTCCTGTATTGTAATTCTCCCATCATGACGTCATACAGCCCGTGCTCCATGAAGTCCTCTCTATCGACGGCTAGCAATTCGGTGTCTTCGAAACAAACTATGGAAGCGTTCCTGGTGGTATTTTTCAGCAACGCGATTTCctagaaacattaaatcagAGAATGATCATCGTTTACTGCGATTCGTAGGTGGAGATTTGAAACTTATCTTTCGAGAAAATTGTCGCGGCCTATACCCCGAATACTTCTCCTTTGCGTAGTATCGACACTTCCGGTCGGACGAAGATGCTGTCACTGTCGGTATCGAACACGACCGACACTGCTCCGGAGAATATGAAGTAGAAACTGTGGCCCACGTGACCTTTCCGCACGATAACTCGCTTCTTGTTAAAACTATATagatagatgatttaaaaaaaggtCCGGATTAAAGGGGAATGATTTGAGGAGATATTTTCTCCCATTACAGAGAAAAGAAACATCGGTTATTCCGGATTCCAACGTCCGAAATTTCGTCACCAAATTATTCCTATTTTGGGTtcaatgatatcattattattttttttcgttaCATGGTTTTCTGTGGGTGGAAAATTCTTGATTCTCgaatttagaaaagaaaaactattctttttactacagtggaacctcgatAATACGAATGTTGAGggcaaaagtgaaattgtcGTTTTAAATGGGTTTCGTATCATCttaatcttgattgatataaatatgttaACCGGGGCCAATCATCGTGATAAACGGGTTTCGTCTTTAACAGAATCGTATTCACGAGACTCCACTTTACAGATCTTCTAAACGTTATCACGCTGCAGTTTTCAGAGAGACAGCCAGGGAaggttttttcaaattttgcaaTTCGCAGCTATGGAGAAGCACATTCACATTCATAGATATCTTACTTGCAGTAGCGCACAACGCGACACAGTAGATATTGCATACGTTGCGTGTATTTACGGAAACTGTGTAGTCCTCGCATGAGACTGGCGATCGATGCGAGTTCGTCGTCCGTTCTTTTGTCGGGTCGTTTTTCGACCACTCGCTTCGCATAATCCGGCCAAGTCAACTGGAAGTCGAAACGAACGGTCAAGCGAATCGGTAGATTCACCAGGAAAAGAAGAACTCAAAATGCATATTACTATTGCATCGATGAAAATGATTCACATTTAGTTCAATTTGAAGCATGATCTAAATAacagaactgattttaatttttttaaattttgtacatttttctGCTCTCCTTTGACAGTAGATTCATACTTGCACTTGAATCTCATTTTTCACgttaaatctcttaaataaatAGTTGTTTTCATAACTGATACCACATGATCGGACAACAAACACCTCATAAACAGGAATTTTCCATTTCTTGAAAACGCTTTCAAAATACGCTTTAGAAGAAATATATGACCAATTCTTAATGTGCGGACTCGTCTCATCGATCCGGGGtttgtgggttcgaatcctggtggtGACGGGTTCGCAGTCGATGTCACTTCTCTGGCCTCTTACCCCCACTAAAAAGGGTTAAAGAAAAAGTGAAGCCCTAATACCGCCATGCGTTACGTCCAGAtggttgaaaaaatattctaccTCAGCTTTGCGTTTGAAATCCCTCGGGTTGAACGAAACTTCTTCTAAATTACCATCTTCGTTTTGTGTGACACCTAATTTCCTTTTCGTGGGGATGTCGATGTGCATGCTTTCTAAGTCGATGTAACCAGACCTGCTGTACTTTCTCAAGGCCGAACACACGGCGCACATCATTCGCACAACGCGAGCCCATTTTCGCCATATCAGTATTGGCTGTTGATGTATACGGAAAGTCGTTTGTTGTATGCGATTTCAAATCTTCTAGATTCAAACGTTTCGTAATGGGGTATCGGCACAAACCAGACTCAATTATACGtagttctttttcaattaacttttATTTTTAGGCTCCGTAATGGAAATGTTGTCAAATAAGTCATCAAATAGATATAAGATTGACATTTCCAATAAGTGTATGGTAtggttttattagaaatttactaatgagatttaatttagaatttactaatgagaaacgattgatagaacactatatccgtgttgacgcgatgtagagagaataccacaattataacgaaaaattccgaaaatgaaacttcgagatattagtttatttcaacgtttcgactatatcctaatagtcatcttcaggaataatgaagatgactattaggatatagtcgaaacgttgcaataaactactatctcgaagtttcattttcggactttttcgttataattgtgggattctctctactaatgagaaaagttgactcgaattcaattgaaatgtagaagaaattgaagcgcggttaccgagtaactactagcgaacctggtggatccttacCTGCCacacgtggaatcctcgattgccacagtagcggtgTCGGTACCGAACTGAAGTAAAATTCAATACTTACCCGTGGTTTGTTACGTATGTCTATTTTATCTGCCGCTTTCTGAAAAATTATGgaatcaaaactttttttcagaaaattcgaAACATGATATATATGCAGAACTTTAAAAGTCATAATCTATGGTTAGAAAATAAAAGCAGACTTATGTTTCGCTTAGCTGTTTATGTTTCTTCTGAAAATAGGAAATATAgctgaaatagatattttcaaaatgaatgaattcacgatttttttttcaacgtgCGGTTGAAATATGCCGTCCTCGGTTTCACGTCGTCACTGCTATCAAATGTTGCGTTCGAAAAGGCCGAACATCGCCATAAaaaatctgcatttcatttccttaacaatgatgaattaagTTTTTCAAGCAAGTGACTATATCATCCCACAAACGGAGTGTAATCGTAATTTGTAaatttctgtaattttttGCTGTCGACAATTTTTGTATCCTGCGCTCGAAAAGATTGTAAAATTTCTGGAGCAATGAATTTATATCTGAATCGAAATCGGGGGACCGCTCCAAAGTGGGCGCCTAGAGAACCTGGAAACTTATACCGTAGATATGTGAGTGAATGATGGCATTCATTGCGGGGTTAGTGATATAATGGATTAAAGGCTGTGTATATCTATATACCTTCGATTTGTTTTGTATTCCGTCGGTGAATACATCGTCGTCTTCTTCTACCAGGGTTATCAGAGTGCTGGTCGATTTCGCGTGCTTAAGACTGGGCTGTCGCTTTTTCGGAGTCGGAATGTTCGTACCGCGAAGGGCGAAGTGCACTTTGGTCGCCGCCTTCACGGCTGCCTTTCGGTCGCGGTCACTTCTTTTTATATCGGACATTTCGGTGAACGAAAATACTGATTAGTATTTGTGTATATGATTTACAGGGTATATATGTTATATACAGGATTGTTCACGATTTCTCATCTACATAGCATATCAGTAACATTTCTCAGAATCTTATTCCGTGATTTTACGTTTTTCGATCAATGTTCGAAACTTAAGAACTACGAAACACACAGATTATCAGAGCTTTATTCCACATGCcgctatcatcatcattatcatcgatGTCCTGTTTTTCTttcgattatttttttcaatccagAAATTTCGCCTATCTAGTGTTCAAAACTTACGTACCAACTCGCGTTAAAGGTATACAAATCCGATCACGCCGTTCGTGTTAAGGTGATATaataaagcaaaaaaaaactgtCAAATAAAGAAACTGTTAATAATTTACGCTATTTAAAACACTCTCTGGAAACACCCGTAGCGCGTACGTACGCATATATAATACAGTAAATATATGCATATCTGAGGCAAGTGTAGTTTCTTACTTTACCTTATTGTAAGAAATAACCAATAGACAGTACCACGTCACGGTATCATGTTTATTGGGGGTACTTAGTCTGTTTTGTTCGTGACTAATTTGCTGTCGAGCGCCGGCCAACCCAAACGAAAAATTCAATGCGCGGATTACCGAAACTGAACGAGGCCCTCGGGTCGTGCGCTaatctaatatatatataatgcttTACAAAATCGTCGTTTACCGAAAAACGACCCGCGGggaaagttttttttctccGGTTTTCGACGTCAGTAAGTTAATAAGCCGGCGCGTACGATGAAAATGACGACGAAAATCGAAATCGTGTTGTAAATAGCCAACACAGTAAAACAAAACATGAAGAATCATCAGGGAAAGaaaaaatttattcaatatttctctTCGGAAGATAGCCgactttgttttctttttaattcccCGCATAATCTATTGCTTCAATGATTGTGATCatattttttcacaaaaatattcatagacGATGATGGTCTCCCAATAGATGCCTCTGTGACCTGGCTGCTTTATCCAAGAAATgctctttcttttcttctggacGCAGGCCTTACgattttcctagatccgcccctgtctGAATACATTTAGCAGAACTGTTGCGTTAACTTCGATTGTATTAATGGTTCAATTAATAAAATGGAATGTTGCTGCTCGGCTCAAATAGCGCATGATTGCCAGATCAAGGTGAAAGGTCATTTTCTCGTTATGAATACATCAATAAGTATAGTGTTGAAAAGTATTTTAGTTGAAAGAACTTGGCGATAGTGGTAAATACATCACCATCTATCCACGCCACTATGAACAAATCGTAGATAACAGGTAGTTCGATCGAGTCGTTCATAAACTAGCTCGCCAcctattgaaataatacaacatTCACCGGAGTCGATATGAGCTTAAAGCCACGGAGCTTTTGGACAATGCTCGTATCTGAAATATTGGTTGAACCATGACGTAGTTCAACGTTTAAGTTTCGGTTTTATTGCAATCATTAGAATACGATCGTCACAAAGGTCAACATAGATAGTGcgaaaagaaacaaaacaaCAGAGAAATAATGTATACGAAGCTATATGAAAaggaattcaatcaataaGTTGTCTATTGAATTTGGACTTTGGGTTGCCATTTGGGGGGCTTTAGAGGTATAAAACTTGAAGATATAAGAAGTAACTTTTAGCCACTTTTAGAAATTTCTGCAACAAACCCAACATCCGAATTGTTAAATTCTACAAACGATGGTATCATTTCTGAAACTGCTAAATTCATACATGCCGGTCTCAAAAGGCTTAAAAGTTCAAGTTTGcatctattttctttttagatgacgattttatttttgtagatCCGCTATGTACCGAAAGTTTTGGTTGAAGTGTAATAAACTATCGTATGGGGTTTTATACACCGGAATTCGAGCTAAATTCGGTCCAATAAAAGTATCATCCTGTTCCAGGTGACATAAGTTTTAAAACATTTAAGTAATGTTGATAACAATAAAGTCATAGTTAAAGACTCATAATAATCGTCAAGTAAAACCATGGGCTATAGAAAAGTTTGACCCGAGTGGGAGTTGACTCAGAATTCAAAATTAGACCGTTTTCAAAAGTTGAATTTCAACACAAATAACTTCTGAAAAGGACCTGTTTGGTGTTGTGGTAATAAATTACTAATCTTCTTCTTCGACATGACCGTATACTATCGGCAAAAAGATATTCACGATTATTTCTAGGCAGCCTTGCGAAGCATGATCTATTAAGACGTACTGAATAGCGGCGCACGATTTTTAAGCCTCGGGAACAATAGGCCGGATCGTCGTCAAACAGTACTGTCCTATTATGGCGCTGAACACGTTCGTCGATTGGTAGTTAGACTAATTTCCAAATATTTGTGTTGCGAACGAGCGAGTTTCGACGAACGCGGCACGGCGCTCAAAGCGAGATAAACATCCCACATCGGCAGCAAAATCGACAGAAATAACGACGCCGGGTACCGCGGTCAGCAAACGTTTCATGGACATTATCCGTATATGACTGACTCGTAAGAAATTTAATCTAGGTAAGGACATTTTCGCTTCTAAATGAAGTAACAAGTCCATAGGGTAATAATCCAGGTATGTGGTAAATGGATATCTACTTAGTTTATGGTTTATGTATTTATGTTTGTTCGAATTCTTTTCGAGaacttaaaaagaaatttcaatgaaatgcgTGGAATGTGCATATAGTTCACTGCTTACCAATTGACTCCAAAAGGGGATTATCTACAGAAATGTGTTAGTATGCGTATGAGTATTTTGTGAATGATTTGATTCTTGTTGATAAACACGATGAATTCTTGTCCATATAAACACGACgtatttaaacattttctttgGTATGCAATTGAGACAGTTTATTCTACGTCGAGTactttttctacaaaaaacgTGATGTCTACCGAAAGATCTACTTCATTCCTTAtcgataaaatatatattttagactGATTGTCGAAATACATATCATTATTGATTCTATCGTTTTTATTGGCCAATGCACGATTGTCTAAATTTTGTGTATTTCTGGTCATATTCCGCCTACAACGCTGGAATGAAAAGCATTTGAACGGACTGTTCACACTTTGTAATTACGATGCCCAACACTAAAAACTGAATTGATACGATTGGGTTTGAATTCCGACAATGTTGCCGATTGAAAATGGGAGATACGAAAGCCCAAAGAACTAAATCGATACAATCTGTGTTCCGACCACATGTTGCCGATTGAAACTGGGAGAAACGAAagcaacccccccccccaaatgATCGACTTTGTACCCTAAATGTTACCTAGAAAACCTACACCTATTTTTGTAACGGAGTGTGCTTTCTTTGGAGATTTAACAAGACGGAACAAAACAATTTGTAAACCTACTCCGAAATTCAAGAAGGTTTACCATGTCATTTAGTTCATATAACCCAAATACCTCCAAGAAGCTAGCAGTATTCATTTGAAGAGGCAGATAGCCTCATCACCTACGAGTAATCACCTTAAGATATTCGCCGTAGGTCTCATATAATCAGCGTTGGGTACATCTATTTGTGCATCT
This window harbors:
- the LOC141907722 gene encoding cyclic nucleotide-binding domain-containing protein 2-like — encoded protein: MSDIKRSDRDRKAAVKAATKVHFALRGTNIPTPKKRQPSLKHAKSTSTLITLVEEDDDVFTDGIQNKSKKAADKIDIRNKPRPILIWRKWARVVRMMCAVCSALRKYSRSGYIDLESMHIDIPTKRKLGVTQNEDGNLEEVSFNPRDFKRKAELTWPDYAKRVVEKRPDKRTDDELASIASLMRGLHSFRKYTQRMQYLLCRVVRYCNFNKKRVIVRKGHVGHSFYFIFSGAVSVVFDTDSDSIFVRPEVSILRKGEVFGEIALLKNTTRNASIVCFEDTELLAVDREDFMEHGLYDVMMGELQYRKEFLRVVAIYCVW